One region of Flavobacterium sp. KACC 22763 genomic DNA includes:
- a CDS encoding glycoside hydrolase family 88/105 protein translates to MKHKINYCFIVLFVGLVSFGQSKQIDKKEVAPIDWAKKMADSDQKRVPNPVFLDGVKYPKWNYTNGLVALANQKLYEYSKNQKYWNYGLSYADQLIDKDGNIQGGYEIEKYSLDLVNSGKILFEIYQKTNDPRYKKAMYVLHKQLEEHPRNSDGGYWHKKSYPWQMWLDGVYMADPFSAQYGKAFNDSKAIDDAILQAELIQKHTFDAKTGLNFHGYDEKRAQFWADKTTGTSSHIWGRAQGWYCMALVDILDFVPENHSKRKDLINIVEKVFDAVLKGQDSKTGVWWQVMDQPGRKGNYLESTCSTMFVYSFSKAYNKGYVGKKFLKSAQKGFNGIQKEFIQENPDGTISITKCCAVAGLGGKNPQDRNGSFEYYISEPIRENDAKAVGPYILAGIELQKFLDKK, encoded by the coding sequence ATGAAACATAAAATAAACTATTGCTTTATTGTCTTATTTGTTGGTTTGGTTTCTTTCGGACAATCAAAGCAAATAGACAAAAAAGAAGTAGCGCCAATTGACTGGGCAAAAAAAATGGCTGATTCAGATCAGAAACGAGTTCCAAATCCTGTGTTTTTGGATGGTGTAAAATATCCGAAATGGAATTATACCAATGGTTTAGTAGCACTAGCTAATCAAAAACTTTATGAGTATAGCAAAAATCAGAAGTATTGGAATTACGGACTTTCTTATGCGGATCAATTAATTGATAAGGATGGAAATATTCAAGGCGGATATGAAATCGAGAAATACAGCCTGGATCTTGTAAATTCAGGAAAAATACTTTTTGAGATTTATCAAAAGACCAATGATCCGCGCTATAAAAAAGCGATGTACGTATTGCACAAACAATTAGAAGAACATCCGAGAAATTCAGACGGCGGTTATTGGCATAAAAAAAGTTATCCGTGGCAGATGTGGCTGGACGGCGTTTATATGGCGGATCCTTTTTCTGCGCAATACGGAAAAGCATTTAATGATTCAAAGGCAATTGACGATGCGATTCTGCAAGCAGAACTGATTCAGAAACATACTTTTGATGCCAAAACAGGTTTGAATTTTCATGGTTATGATGAAAAACGCGCTCAATTCTGGGCAGACAAAACTACTGGGACTTCATCGCATATTTGGGGACGCGCACAAGGCTGGTATTGCATGGCTTTGGTTGATATTCTAGACTTTGTTCCAGAAAATCATTCCAAAAGAAAAGATTTAATCAACATTGTAGAAAAAGTTTTTGATGCTGTTCTAAAAGGGCAAGATTCTAAAACTGGAGTATGGTGGCAAGTAATGGATCAGCCGGGAAGAAAAGGCAATTATCTGGAATCGACTTGTTCCACGATGTTTGTGTATTCATTTTCAAAAGCGTACAACAAAGGTTATGTTGGCAAAAAGTTCCTGAAATCGGCACAAAAAGGATTTAACGGAATTCAGAAAGAATTTATACAAGAAAATCCAGACGGAACCATATCGATTACAAAATGCTGTGCCGTTGCAGGATTGGGCGGTAAAAATCCTCAAGACCGAAACGGTTCTTTCGAATACTATATTTCAGAACCTATAAGAGAAAACGACGCCAAAGCAGTTGGCCCTTATATTCTGGCTGGTATCGAATTGCAAAAGTTTCTAGACAAAAAATAA
- a CDS encoding DUF5123 domain-containing protein, whose protein sequence is MKNFRKILYILSLIGLIACGEVLISCENDEFKYPQELDLFQPKFVLTAPLVKGNSIAVVWYKVNDAASYTVELHLDNYYKSLYKSYTTTDTQILMDDIPYKTQFYIRVRSNHTIDGHNSQWSYANALTEERPPFQPILHEVEKVNITETEVTLNWDISSENPVDSISVAPAQSAEIPAIGRKLTSAEIAKGEATVVGLEKNTLYNVNIFDNNKPRRYDKPYNQVSFRSAGPSAATIIVTKGMDLDALLRTNNDDPTIPEGTEYFLEAGSLFKITPFTISKGFKLIGGTQGERPQIEMNGNWNIAEGSYLTELAFENIRFYQTIDAGYFFNSGTAWKIDKITFYNCVFNYFKRGFWRHQGNGKYKEIGELDMSYCTFDQVGGHTGPYGTFVFGSAGADNVKKAKFSNCTFMRDYYQTTDKNRNFKNLFDYGTSAYPIQLEYQNITLYDYAYNRSLINIPNAVGSTLIFKNVLVASACGKVIQAIAANTPTTYANNYTTTEYLLGAAAIQGTELGISAQNLFVDPANGNLMIKDSNSPIVTNRVGDTRWLP, encoded by the coding sequence ATGAAAAACTTTAGAAAAATACTTTATATACTATCTCTTATAGGGTTAATTGCCTGTGGAGAAGTACTGATATCTTGTGAGAACGATGAGTTTAAATATCCGCAAGAACTAGATTTATTTCAACCAAAATTTGTCCTTACCGCTCCTTTGGTAAAGGGAAATTCAATCGCCGTTGTATGGTATAAAGTCAATGATGCAGCTTCTTATACAGTTGAGCTGCATTTAGACAATTATTATAAGAGTTTGTACAAATCGTATACTACGACAGACACGCAAATTTTAATGGATGATATTCCCTATAAAACACAGTTTTATATAAGAGTAAGATCCAATCATACGATTGATGGCCATAATTCGCAATGGTCGTATGCGAATGCTTTAACAGAAGAGCGTCCGCCGTTTCAACCTATTTTGCATGAAGTGGAAAAGGTAAACATTACTGAAACAGAAGTTACTTTAAATTGGGATATTTCTTCAGAGAATCCAGTTGACAGTATTTCTGTAGCACCTGCACAATCGGCAGAGATTCCTGCAATAGGCCGCAAACTTACTTCGGCAGAAATTGCAAAAGGAGAAGCTACTGTTGTTGGCTTGGAAAAAAATACATTGTACAACGTAAATATTTTCGACAACAACAAACCGAGACGTTACGATAAGCCGTATAATCAGGTTTCTTTCCGTTCGGCAGGACCATCAGCTGCAACTATCATTGTTACAAAAGGCATGGATTTAGATGCATTATTAAGAACAAACAACGACGACCCTACCATTCCAGAAGGTACAGAATATTTCCTTGAAGCAGGTTCGCTGTTTAAAATTACGCCTTTCACAATCTCAAAAGGGTTTAAATTGATTGGAGGTACTCAAGGAGAGCGTCCTCAGATCGAAATGAACGGAAACTGGAATATTGCAGAAGGTTCTTATTTGACGGAATTGGCCTTTGAAAACATACGTTTCTACCAAACTATCGATGCCGGCTATTTCTTTAATAGCGGTACAGCGTGGAAAATAGATAAAATTACGTTCTATAATTGTGTTTTCAACTATTTCAAACGCGGATTCTGGAGACATCAAGGAAACGGAAAATACAAAGAAATTGGTGAATTAGATATGAGCTATTGTACATTCGATCAAGTCGGAGGACATACAGGACCTTACGGAACGTTTGTTTTTGGTTCTGCCGGAGCAGATAACGTGAAGAAAGCCAAATTCTCGAATTGTACTTTCATGAGAGATTATTATCAGACTACGGACAAGAACAGAAACTTTAAAAACTTGTTTGATTATGGAACATCAGCTTATCCGATTCAGTTGGAATATCAAAATATTACGCTTTATGATTACGCATACAATAGATCTTTAATCAATATTCCGAATGCTGTGGGATCTACTTTGATCTTTAAAAATGTATTAGTGGCATCTGCTTGCGGTAAAGTAATCCAAGCAATTGCCGCCAATACGCCAACAACGTATGCAAATAATTATACAACCACTGAATATCTGTTAGGCGCCGCTGCAATTCAGGGAACCGAATTAGGTATCAGTGCACAAAATTTATTTGTTGATCCTGCAAATGGCAATTTGATGATTAAAGATTCAAATTCTCCAATTGTAACCAATAGGGTAGGAGATACAAGATGGTTGCCATAA
- a CDS encoding glycoside hydrolase family 43 protein, with amino-acid sequence MKFKQLLLALALFWCLAAGAQGWNADLGNGKYKNPVLHVDYSDPDVCEGEAGYYMTASSFNSVPGLPILHSKDLVNWELIGYALQNLIPLEHYRTVRHGDGVWAPSIRYHNGEYFIYWGDPDFGIFMVKTKNPAGVWEAPVLVKEAKGIIDTCPFWDEDGKAYLSYAFAGSRANVKTVLMLSEMTPDGTKLIGNSSLVFDGHKGHTTVEGSKMYKRDGYYWVMAPAGGVKPGWQLAMRSKNVWGPYEFKVVLNQGDSPVNGPHQGGYVETLNGDGWFLHFQDRWAYGRVVHLQPVTWKDGWPIMGKDANKDGIGEPVMQWTKPNVGKNYPATPLVSSDEFNSHQYGLQWQWQANQNPAEHWGWSSANLGFLRLNCIPRKEANKTMWMMPNLLLQKFPGANFTATAKLTFENNPDAGVCSSGLIVFGEDYAYVAIEQDKMGNLNLVQRSLKSARTSKELEKEAASIPINKKEVSLRAKVEMVQNKEPFDAKVTFYYSVDGKNFKKLGESFKPSAGRWVGAKIGLFATGSKTINDSSYADYDWFRIEEN; translated from the coding sequence ATGAAATTCAAACAATTACTACTCGCTCTAGCATTATTTTGGTGTTTAGCAGCAGGTGCACAAGGCTGGAACGCTGATTTAGGAAACGGAAAATACAAAAACCCAGTCTTGCATGTAGATTATTCTGATCCAGATGTTTGCGAAGGAGAAGCTGGTTATTACATGACAGCATCTAGTTTTAACAGTGTTCCCGGACTTCCTATTCTACATTCCAAAGATCTTGTAAATTGGGAATTGATTGGATATGCATTGCAAAATCTAATCCCATTAGAACATTATCGCACCGTTCGTCACGGCGATGGCGTTTGGGCTCCTTCTATTCGGTATCATAATGGAGAATATTTTATTTATTGGGGAGATCCTGATTTTGGAATATTTATGGTTAAAACTAAAAATCCAGCAGGTGTTTGGGAAGCACCCGTTTTAGTAAAAGAAGCCAAAGGAATCATAGATACCTGTCCGTTTTGGGATGAAGACGGAAAAGCCTATTTATCTTATGCTTTTGCAGGAAGCCGTGCCAATGTGAAAACAGTTTTAATGCTTTCTGAAATGACTCCAGACGGAACCAAATTAATTGGAAACTCTTCGTTAGTTTTTGATGGACATAAAGGGCATACCACTGTTGAAGGTTCAAAAATGTACAAACGTGACGGTTATTACTGGGTTATGGCTCCTGCAGGAGGCGTAAAACCAGGATGGCAATTGGCAATGCGTTCTAAAAATGTATGGGGACCTTATGAATTTAAAGTGGTTTTAAACCAAGGAGATTCTCCTGTAAATGGACCACATCAGGGAGGTTATGTCGAAACGCTTAATGGAGACGGATGGTTTTTACACTTTCAAGATCGCTGGGCTTATGGACGGGTTGTTCATCTGCAGCCTGTGACTTGGAAAGACGGTTGGCCAATTATGGGAAAAGATGCCAACAAAGATGGAATTGGAGAGCCTGTCATGCAATGGACCAAACCAAACGTAGGCAAAAATTATCCCGCAACACCATTGGTTTCTTCAGACGAATTTAATAGCCATCAATACGGATTGCAATGGCAGTGGCAGGCCAATCAGAATCCTGCGGAACATTGGGGATGGTCATCTGCAAATCTTGGTTTTTTGCGTCTGAATTGCATTCCGAGAAAAGAAGCAAACAAAACCATGTGGATGATGCCGAATCTGTTATTGCAAAAATTTCCAGGTGCCAATTTTACGGCAACAGCAAAATTGACTTTCGAAAATAACCCAGATGCAGGAGTATGCAGCTCAGGTTTGATCGTATTTGGTGAAGATTACGCTTATGTAGCAATTGAACAGGATAAGATGGGCAATTTGAATCTGGTGCAGCGTTCGCTAAAAAGTGCGAGAACATCTAAAGAATTAGAAAAAGAAGCGGCTTCTATTCCTATAAATAAAAAAGAAGTGAGTTTACGCGCCAAAGTAGAAATGGTTCAGAATAAAGAACCTTTTGATGCTAAAGTTACTTTTTATTACAGTGTGGACGGAAAGAATTTTAAAAAGCTAGGAGAATCATTTAAGCCATCCGCAGGAAGATGGGTTGGTGCTAAAATCGGACTTTTTGCAACAGGTTCTAAAACTATTAATGACAGCAGTTATGCCGACTACGATTGGTTTAGGATCGAAGAAAATTAA